A single genomic interval of Polynucleobacter necessarius harbors:
- a CDS encoding lysophospholipid acyltransferase family protein, producing MFFGIQLQLKNADILPSTPYLLAANHISRMDIHTINAYKPIRFVAKSDVEGWPIFGWTANQLGTLFIKRDNTRHGRHIANEVGKVLETKSVCIFPEGTSTVG from the coding sequence ATATTTTTTGGCATTCAATTACAGTTAAAAAACGCAGACATTCTTCCATCTACTCCTTACCTGCTTGCGGCAAATCATATTTCTCGGATGGATATTCATACAATTAATGCCTATAAACCCATCCGTTTTGTCGCGAAGTCGGATGTGGAGGGTTGGCCTATTTTTGGTTGGACGGCAAATCAGCTGGGAACCTTATTCATTAAGCGCGACAACACTCGTCATGGAAGACATATCGCCAACGAGGTGGGTAAGGTTCTGGAAACCAAGTCTGTCTGCATCTTTCCGGAGGGGACGTCTACCGTGGGGTAG